A segment of the Flavobacteriales bacterium genome:
CTCGGCATCACAACGCCATAAGCACCAGGCGCCGTGGACGCGCGACCGATCGGCATCTTCGATTCCGGCATCGGCGGGCTCACGGTGATGACGGCCATCCGGCAGGCGCTCCCCCGGGAGCGCCTGCTCTATTTCGGCGACAACGCGCATATGCCATACGGCGCCCGCTCGCTCGATGAGGTGCGCGATTTCAGCTTGTCCATTTGCGGCGCGCTGATCGCCCAAGGCTGCAAACTGATCGTGATCGCGTGCAATACGGCGAGCGCGGCCGCGCTGAAAGAGGCCCGTGCGCGCTGGCCCGATTTCCCCTTCGTGGGCATGGAGCCGGCGGTGAAGCCCGCCGCAGAGCAAACGCACAGCGGTGTAGTGGGCGTGATCGCCACGGTGGCAACGTTCCAGAGCGTCCTATACGCGTCGGTGGTGGAGCGCTTCTCGCAGGGCGTAGAGGTGCTGCATCAGCCCTGCCCCGGATTGGTGAAGCAGATCGAGGCTGGGGAACTGGACACGCCGCGCACCGAGCAGATGCTGCGCGGCTGGTTGGAGCCGATGCTCGCGAAAGGCATCGACGCGCTCGTGCTCGGCTGCACGCACTATCCCATCGTGAGGCCGATGATCGAGCGCATCGTTGGCCCAGGGGTGCGCGTGATCGATCCTGCCCCTGCGGTAACCAGGCAAGTGGCACGCGTGCTCGGCGAGCGCGGGCTGCTTGCCGAGGCGGCTGCCGGTGGCGGCACGCGCGTATGCACGAGCGGTGATACCACGGCGTTCTCCGGGATGATGGCGCGCATGGGCATGCCATCAACGTCCGTGGAGCAGGCCGTCTGGACCAACGGGGGACTGGTGCTCCCGGGCTGATCGAACAGGGACTGCTCAGCGCTTCTTCGCCACGGCCCTGCCTGCCGCAGCGGGTTTGACCGCTGCCGCGGGCTTCGTGCCGTTCTTGCTGGGCAATGGCTTCAGTGTGCCCTTCTTCAGCGGCTTCATCTCCGCCTTGGCGGCCGGCTTCTCCATGGGGAAGAGGCCATGGACCTCCGCATCGATCCGGTTGATGATCCGGCCGAGGTCCTCCGGATCGGTGTGGAACGCATTGTCCTCCACATCGATCACCAGCAATTTGCCCTTGTCATACTTCTCGATCCATGCATCGTAGCGCTCATTGAGGCGCTTGAGGTAATCGATGCTGATGCTGGCCTCGTAATCGCGGCCCCGTTCGGCGATCTGCTTCACGAGCTTCTCCACAGGAGCCTGGAGGAAGATGAGCAGGTCGGGCGGCTGGATCGCATTCTCCATGTTCCGGAAGAGGCGATGGTAGTTCTCGAAGTCGCGCGTGGTCATCAGGCCCATCGCGTGCAGGTTGGGCGCGAAGATGTAGGCGTCCTCATAGATGGTGCGGTCCTGTATCACATTGCGGCCGCTGCTGCGGATCTCGAGCAGCTGCTCGAAGCGCGAGTTGAGGAAGAAGATCTGGAGGTTGAAGCTCCAGCGCTGCATGTCCTTGTAGAAGTCGAAGAGGTAGGGGTTGTTGTCCACGGCCTCTTGCAGTTGCTCCCATTTGTAGTGCTTGGCCAGCAGCTGCGTGAGCGTGGTCTTGCCGGAGCCGATGTTGCCTGCGATGGCGATGTGCATGGGCGTGATGCAGGTTGAGGGTTGAGAAGGTCGGCCGCCTCGGCGAAGCGCTTCGGCGCGTTGAATGGTTGAGGGTTGTTGCGGGCCGCTCAACGGCTGGCGAAGTTATCCGCGCGCCGCACCCGGCGCCTGATCGTGGAAAACTCGTGGAGGCTACTTCGGCCTTACGCTGATGCCGCGCTTGGTGAGCAGGTAGATGCAGCCGCGATCCACGCGCGCATCACGGATCGGACCTTCAGCATCGGCGGGCAGCGCGATGGGCTGTTGGGTGAAGGAGCGCATGTCGTACACGCTGAGCGTGCCGTCAGCGAAGCTCCACAGCGCTTGTCCGCGCACCATGAAGCTGCTTGCTCCGGTGATGGGGATGGTGCGCATCCAGGTGCCGAAGAGGTCGAAGACATGGATGCCGTTGCGCGGGTCCATCACATAGAGGCGGCTCTCGTGCTCGAGCATGCGCGTGGGCGCGATCGCGAAGCCCAGCAGTTGGTCGAGGCGCCCGGTATTGGCCAGCGGGCGGAGCTGGGCATCCACGCGCAGCAGCGCCATCTCGCGCTGGTCGAAGAGCCAGAAGCCGTTCTGCACGCTCACGCAGGCGAGCACGGCCTGCGGGAAGCCCACGCGCGGCAGGTTGATCACATCGCCCTGCAAGGCCAGGGTATTGTCGAGCACGGCGAGCTGGCCCTGCTCGGGTGCATGCACCATGGGCTTCAGGGAATAGAACGCATCGATGGTGCCGATGCGGCCGAGGGTCTTCACGCTGTTGCGCAGCCAGGAGCGGCCCTTGGCGTCGAACAGCACGAGCTCATCGCCTTGCAGCGCATACACGTACCCGAGCTCATCGGTTGTGAAGGTGGCGAAGGCGCCTTCGATGTCGTAGGAGGGCAGCGAGGGCTGGGCCTTCAGCGCGTGCGCAAAGGGGATCAACAGCAGCAGCGCTCGAAGGGTCATGCGTGCACGGGGGCGAGGATCGATTCGATCAGTGCGCGGTCGTTGCACAGGCGGGGCACCTTGTTCTGCCCGCCGAGCTTGCCGCGCTCGCGCATCCATGCATGGTACGTGCCAACCGGCAAGGCGTGCACCAGGGGCCTTCGCAGGGCCATGTCCCCGCGGCGCTTGGCGTCGTAGTCGCTGTTGAGCGCGCGCATGGCCTGGTCGAGGGCGTCGGTGAATCGGCCGAGGTCATCCGGATCGCGCGCGAACTCAATGGCCCATTCGTGCCCGCCGCGCGCATCGCTGCCCATGAACACCGGCGCAGCCGTGTACTCGCTCACTACGGCGCCGGTCGCCTGGCAGGCGGCCTCGATGCCGCGATCGGCGTTATCGACGATGAGCTCTTCGCCGAAGGCATTGATGAAGCTCCTGGTGCGTCCGCTCACCTGCAACCGGTACGGCTTCACGCTGGTGAAGCGCACGGTATCGCCGGGCATGTAGCGCCACAGCCCGCCGTTGGTGCTGATCACGAGGGCGTAGCTCACATCGGGCTCCACTTCATTCAGCAGCAGCGTGCGCGGGCGGGCTGCAGCGATCTCGTCTAGCGCCATGAACTCGTAGAAGATGCCGTAGTCGAGCATGAGCAGCATGTCGTCGGCGCCGCGGCGGTCCTGCACGGCGAAGAAGCCCTCGCTGGCGTTGTAGCTCTCGATGTAGTTCATGTGCGGCGAGCGGATCAGGTCCTGGTACCGCTCGCGGTAGGGCCTGAAGCTCACGCCGCCGTGCATGAAGAGCTCGAGGTTGGGCCACACCTGCAAGATGTCACGCTTGCCGGTGAGCTCCAGGATGCGGTGCAGCAACACGAGGGTCCAGCTGGGCACACCCGCGATGCAGCGCACATCCTCTCGCATGGTCTCCCGCGCCATGCGCTCGATCTTCTCCTCCCAATTCTCCATCAGGGCGGTCTCGATCACGGGTGTGCGCCGCACCTCCACCCATACCGGCAGGTTGCGGATGATGATGGCGCTGAGGTCGCCGGTGTAGGCATCGGCGCGCAAGTGCTCGATGGCGCTGCTGCCGCCCACCACCAGGCTCATGCCCTGATAGAGCTTGCTCTCCGGACGCTGCTGGTAGTGCAGCGCGATCAGGTCCTTGCCGCCCTTGTAATGGCATTCCTCCAGGGCCTCACGGCTCACGGGGATGTACTTGCTGCGGTCGCTGGTGGTGCCGCTGCTCTTGGCGAACCACTTCATGTCCGTTGGCCAGAGCAGGTTCTGCTCGCCCTTGCGCAGGCGGGCCACGTAGGGCTTCACGGATTCGTAGTCCTGGATGGGCACGCGCTCCCGGTACTCATCCACGGTGGTGATGGAGCCGTA
Coding sequences within it:
- a CDS encoding deoxynucleoside kinase, whose amino-acid sequence is MHIAIAGNIGSGKTTLTQLLAKHYKWEQLQEAVDNNPYLFDFYKDMQRWSFNLQIFFLNSRFEQLLEIRSSGRNVIQDRTIYEDAYIFAPNLHAMGLMTTRDFENYHRLFRNMENAIQPPDLLIFLQAPVEKLVKQIAERGRDYEASISIDYLKRLNERYDAWIEKYDKGKLLVIDVEDNAFHTDPEDLGRIINRIDAEVHGLFPMEKPAAKAEMKPLKKGTLKPLPSKNGTKPAAAVKPAAAGRAVAKKR
- a CDS encoding glutamate racemase — its product is MDARPIGIFDSGIGGLTVMTAIRQALPRERLLYFGDNAHMPYGARSLDEVRDFSLSICGALIAQGCKLIVIACNTASAAALKEARARWPDFPFVGMEPAVKPAAEQTHSGVVGVIATVATFQSVLYASVVERFSQGVEVLHQPCPGLVKQIEAGELDTPRTEQMLRGWLEPMLAKGIDALVLGCTHYPIVRPMIERIVGPGVRVIDPAPAVTRQVARVLGERGLLAEAAAGGGTRVCTSGDTTAFSGMMARMGMPSTSVEQAVWTNGGLVLPG
- a CDS encoding GH3 auxin-responsive promoter family protein is translated as MPLNALFGFLIKKRLQQIELFRDHPHLAQLEQFHSLLRMARYTEWGRQHDYGSITTVDEYRERVPIQDYESVKPYVARLRKGEQNLLWPTDMKWFAKSSGTTSDRSKYIPVSREALEECHYKGGKDLIALHYQQRPESKLYQGMSLVVGGSSAIEHLRADAYTGDLSAIIIRNLPVWVEVRRTPVIETALMENWEEKIERMARETMREDVRCIAGVPSWTLVLLHRILELTGKRDILQVWPNLELFMHGGVSFRPYRERYQDLIRSPHMNYIESYNASEGFFAVQDRRGADDMLLMLDYGIFYEFMALDEIAAARPRTLLLNEVEPDVSYALVISTNGGLWRYMPGDTVRFTSVKPYRLQVSGRTRSFINAFGEELIVDNADRGIEAACQATGAVVSEYTAAPVFMGSDARGGHEWAIEFARDPDDLGRFTDALDQAMRALNSDYDAKRRGDMALRRPLVHALPVGTYHAWMRERGKLGGQNKVPRLCNDRALIESILAPVHA